The Motilibacter peucedani DNA window CTCGCGGCGGCAGGTGCAGGGCCGCCGACCCCACCGAGACCGCGAGCAGCACGAGCACCGGGCCGAAGGGCGCGCCGGAGGCGAGGTACGCGGCGACCGCCGCACCGCAGACGGCGAGCGCCGGCCCGGGAGCGCGCCGCCGCAGGGCGAGCGACCCGGCGGCCAGGGCCACCAGCGCGTACCCGCCTCGTCCCGGGCCCGTCTCGTCCTGCAGGCGGGCGGCGTGCGGCGTGCCGAGCAGCGCCGCGGTCCCCGCCACGAGCGCGAGGGCGCCGTCGGCGACGGGCACGGAGAGCCGGTGCACGGCGCGACCCTAGGACGCCGCCGGGGGCGCTGTCGTCATCCTCCTGACGTACGCGGTGTCAGCGCCGCTGCGTACGCGCGGTCGCGCTGCCGCGCCGACGACGGCGCACGTCGGCGCGCGCGAGCGTGGTCGGCATGGACGACGACCTCGTGGTGGCCAGGGGCCTCACCAAGCGCTACGGCAGCCGGGCTGCCGTCGACTCGCTCGACCTCACCGTGCGTCGGGGCGAGGTCTACGGGTTCCTCGGGCCCAACGGCGCCGGCAAGACGACCACGCTGCGCATGCTGCTCGGCCTGGTGCGCCCGACCGGCGGCAGCGCACGCGTGCTCGGCCACCCGCCCGGCGACCCGCGCGGGCTGCGCGGCGTGGGGGCGCTGGTCGAGGGACCGGGGCTCTTCCCCCACCTCTCGGGCCTGGACAACCTGCGCGTCGCGGCGCGCTGGGCCGGCCTCCCGGAGAGCGCGGCCGGGCCGGCGCTCGCCGAGGTGGGGCTGGAGGAGCGGGCGGGCGACCGGGCCTCGGCCTACTCGCTCGGCATGCGCCAGCGGCTCGGCGTCGCGCTCGCGCTGCTCGGGTCGCCCGAGCTGCTCGTGCTCGACGAGCCGACCAACGGGCTCGACCCGGCCGGCACCGCCGACATGCGCGCGCTGCTGCTGCGCTGCCGGGCCGCCGGGCGCACGGTGCTGCTCTCGAGCCACCTGCTCTCGGAGGTGCAGCAGGTCTGCGACCGGGTGGCCGTCGTGCGCGACGGGCGCGTGCTCACCGAGGGCACGGTCGCCGAGCTGCGCGGCGGGGCGGAGCTGGTCGTGGCGGCCGAGCCGCTCGCGACCGCGTGCCGGGTGGCGGAGGCAGTGCTGGGCGCGGACAGCGTCCTCGGCTCCTCGGCCGGCTCGCCCGGGCGCATCCGGCTGCGCGGGGCACCGGCCGACGTGCCGCGCCTGAACGCGGAGCTCGTCGGTGCGGGTGTGCAGGTGTGGGCGCTGCAGGTCGAGGAGCGCTCGCTGGAGGACGTCTTCCTCGAGCTGACAGGAGGTGCGTGACGATGGGTGCGAGCGTCCGCGGCTGCACGGCCGCCGAGTGGCTGGCCGTGCGCCGGCGTCCCGGGGTGTGGGTGCTGGTGGTCGTGTGGCTGCTGCTGGCCGCGGTCTTCGGCTACCTGTTCCCCTACCTGACCTACCGCAGCGGCGGCTCGGGCGGCTTCGGCGCCGACGACACCCTCTCGCCGCAGCAGCAGCTCGACGCCCTGGTGCCGGCCCAGCTCGTGCCCACGGTCGTCTCGGGCACGCCGCTGTTCGGCGGCGCCCTCGCCCTCGTGCTCGGCGCGCTGGTGGGCGCCGGACCCTACGGGTGGGGGACGCTCAAGACGGCCCTCACCGCGGGCCCGCGGCGCTGGCAGCTCGCGGCGGGGCAGCTCGCCGTCGTCGGCGGGCTGGTGGCCCTGCTGGTGGTCGGCGCGTTCGCGATCGGCGGCACGACGAGCACGGTCATCGCCGCCACGGAGGACGCGTCGACCGCGTGGCCGGGGGCAGGCGAGCTCCTGCGGGGCGCGGCGGCGTGCTGGCTGGTGCTGGCGCTGTGGGCGTCGGCAGGGTACGCGCTCGGCACCCTCCTGCGCGGCACCGCCCTCGCGGTCGGGCTGGGGCTCGTCTGGGCGCTCGTCGTCGAGAGCCTCGTGCGCGGCGTCGGGCGGGCGCTGGACCCCGTGGAGGCCGTCGACAAGGCGCTCCCCGGCGCCAACGCCGGCTCGCTGGTCCGGGCCCTGGGCGCCGCCGCGGAGAACCGGCCGGGCGGCACGCCGGGCGTCAACGAGCTGGTGGGCGGCGCCACCGCGACGGCCGTGTGCTGCGCCTACCTGCTGGGCTTCCTCGCCCTCGCGGTGGGGCTGCTCGTGCGGCGCGACGTCAGCTGAGCGCCCGAGCGCCCGCTAGCCGCAGCGGGCGGCCGAGCGCCCGTTGCCGACGAGCCCGCGGGCGGCGTCCGGTGCGGAGTTGTCGCAGCGCACGACGTTGCCCGCCTGCGGGTAGAGCCCGACGCCGAAGCCGGGGACGCTCCCGACGACGCGGTTGCCGCTGAAGACGTTGCGGGTGCCGTAGCCCGGCACCACGGAGTGGGCCTGGAAGCCGTCGGCGAAGGCGCTCGGACGCAGGGTGCCGTCGTCGTCCCAGCGCCGCGTCGTGTCCGAGACGGTGTTGCCGCTCACGACCCAGCCGTTGCCCTTGGCGTCGACGGCCGAGTCGGCGCTGTTGCGCCCCGAGGTGCCGGCGGCGACGAAGCGGTTGTCGCGCAGCGTGCCGGAGTCGGTGCCCTCCTTGAGGTCCGCTCCCTCGGCGGTGACGTCCTCGAAGGTGTTGCCCTCGACGAGCACCCGCTCGGTGTTGTCGCCGGTCGAGATCCGCTCGACCGGGTCGGTGCAGTGGTAGGAGCCCCAGTTCGAGCTCGCCGAGCCGACGTAGACGCCCTCGCCGTACTGAGGCGATCGCCGGCCGGTGTCGTGCACGTAGGAGTCGCGCAGGACGCCGTCGGAGCTGCACGAGCGGAAGTGCACGCCCTCGGCGCCGATGTCGTAGACCTCGACACCGTCGATGACCGTGCCGCGCGAGCCGTCGAGCACGATGCCCTTGCTGGCGTGCGCGACGGTGATGCCGCGCACGTGCCAGTAGTCGCCCGTGACCGAGAGGCCGTAGTCGCCGGAGACGCCCTTGGTGCGGAAGACCGCCCGCCGCGAGCCGACCAGGGTGATCGGCGCCGCCGCGGTGCCCGAGGCGGCGGCGACCACGCGCTTCTTGAACAGGTAGGTCCCGTCGGCGACCGCGACCGTGTCGCCGGGACGGGCGGAGGCGAGCGCGGCGCGTACCTCGTCGGCGGTGTCGACGTGCCAGGTGGTGCCGGTGGACGAGGTCGCCGGGGCGACCGCGGGAGCCGGAGCGGGAGAGGTCGCGGGCTGGACGGCCGGCGCTGCGGAGGGCGCGACGGGCTGGACCGCGGGCGCGGCAGGGGCCGCGGCGGCACCGGAGGCGACGTCGAAGCGGGCGTCCAGGCGTACGTCGCCGCCCCTCTGCTCCACCCGCGCCCGCAGGCGGTGCGAGCCCGGGGCGAGGCGGAGGTCGAGCTCGTACGGCGCGGTGGTGTCGGCGCCGAGCCAGACGCCGTCGAGCACCCAGGTCACCTGCGTGACGCCTTCCCCCGCGACGTACGCGGTGGTGGGTCCCGCGAGCGCGGCGCCGTCCAGCGGCGACGCCCCGGCGAGCAGTGCCGCGCCGTCGGCGGCGGAGGCGGGCAGGGCGCCGACGGTGATGCCCAGGGCGGGCGCGACGAGCAGGGCGAGCAGGGCGTAGCGGGAGCGAGAGAGCACGGGGAGCGACTTCCGTCCGAGGTGCGGGGACCTCTTGGATGTCGGGTCCTCGGGCCGGCGTGTTGAGCAGGCGCGAGGGTGACGCTCGTCGCGGCTGCGGTGTCACCCGTTCGGCGGCTCCAGCGGCGGCTGCTGGTCGCCGAAGCAGAGGAGTCCGGCACGAGTCGCGACCGACGACGACGGGGAGGTGCGCGTGCACGAGCGTCCTGGGGACTCCCCCGCTCCCGGCCGGCTCCCGGCCGGCGCCCCGAGCGACCGGCCGCGCGTCGAGCGGGTCGTCGCCCTGGCCAGCGAGGTGCGCCCGTCCCTGCCGCTGGGGCCCGCCGCGGCCGACGCGCTGCGTGCGGCGATGGCCCGTCAGGACGTCTGGCTGGGTGGGTGCTTCGCCGCGGTGCCGGAGGGCGCACAGGTGTGGACCGCGCCGCGCACCGATCCGGCCGCCGTGCCGCTGGGCGAGGTGAGCTGGTCGGAGGCCCCGTCGGGCGGACTGGTCATCACCTCGGTGAGCGTGACGCCGGCCGGTCTGGCGCTGGGCGAGGGCACGCTGACCGTGCTCGCGCGGGTGCTCGCACTGACCGGCGTGCCGGTGGACGGCACCCGCGTCGGCCTGCCCGTGCCGACCGAGGACCCGCCTGCCTGACTCCGCCAGGCCCAGCCCCCCGGCGATGCGTGGGGGCGGGCGGGCGGACGCGGCGAGGCCCTCGCACCCGCTAGTGTGCGAGGGCCCGAGCCCGCGGTGCGGTGCGGCTAGGCGCCGTGCTCCTGGCCGCCCGGGGCGACGCTGGTGCTCGCGTCGAGCCCGGAGAGCTGGCTCTCTATGAAGCTGCGCAGGCGGCTGCGGTAGTCGCGCTCGAAGCCGCGCAGGTCCTCGACCGTGCGCTCGAGCACCGCCCGCTCGTTCTCGAGCGAGCCCAGCACCTGGCGGTGGCGCTCCTCGGCCTCGCGGATCAGCTGCTCGGCGCGCAGCCGGGCCTCGGTCACGATGCGGCCGGCCTGCTCCTTGGCCTCGTTGACGTGCTGGTCGGCGGTGCGCTGCGCCAGCGCGAGGATGCCGGCGGCCTGCTCGGCCGGCACCGGAGCCGCCGGCGCTGCGGGTGCCTGCGCCGCGTGGACGCCCGGCGCCTGGACCGCCTCGGCGGCCGGCTGCTCGACGGCCTGCGGAGCCTCGGCGGCCGGCTGCTCGGGCTTGTCGAAGCTCGGCTGCTGGGGCGCCGCCACGGGGGCGACGGGGTGCGAGCCGGTGGGTACGGCGTGGGCGCCGGTGACCGGGTGGGAGCCGGTCGTGACGCCCACCGTCGTCTGGTGGGCGCCGGTGCCGACCTGGTGGGCGCCGGTGGCGACCGGGTGCGCGCCCGTCAGCGGCCCGCCCTCGCCGCGGGCCAGCCGGGCCTGCGCCTCGGACAGCGAGCGCTGCACCTGCGCCAGCTTGGAGCGCAGCTCGTCGTTCTCGCGGTAGAGGCGGGTGAGCTCCGCCTCGACCTCGTCGAGAAAGTCGTCGACCTCGGCCTCGTCGTAGCCACGCCCGAGCCTCGTGCTCGTGAACTGCTTGTTGGCGACGTCCTCTGGGCTGAGAGGCATCAATGCTCCTCGACATGCGTGCGGGCTCGCGGACGGGCCCGCCGCGCGCTGATCAGGGTGTCCCGGGACGCTCGGTCCCGGTCACAGCGAAGCGGACAGGTTCCGGAGAACACTAGCGGCAACCTGGAGCGCCACGATCAGCACCAGGAACGAGAGGTCGAGGGAGATGGTCCCGATGCGCAGCGGCGGGATGAGGCGCCGGAGCAGCTTGAGCGGGGGGTCGGTCAGGGAGTAGACCACCTCGGCCAGGACGAGCACCACGCCGCGCGGCCGCCAGGCCCGCGCGAACATCTGCACGAAGTCGAGGACCAGACGGGCGATCAGCACGAGGATGTAGACCTCGATCAGACTCCCGACCCAGTCGAGCAGCGTGGACACGCCTCAGCTCAGCTCTGGTTGAAGAAGCCGTTCTCGGCCATGCGAGCGCGCTCCTCCGCGGTCACGGACACGTTGGCCGGCGAGAGCAGGAACACCTTGTTGGTCACGCGCTCGATGGTGCCACGCAGCCCGAAGATCAGCCCCGCCGCGAAGTCGACCAGGCGCTTGGCGTCGGAGTCGTCCATGTCGGTGAGGTTCATGATCACCGGGGTGCCGGAGCGGAACGTCTCGCCGATGGTCTTGGCGTCGTTGTAGGAGCGCGGGTGGATCGTGGTGATCCGGTCGAGCCCCGTGGGGGCGGGCGCCGGCGCGGGGACGTGGCGCGGCACGGTGGCCAGCGAGCCGTCGGTGCCCAGGGCGGAGGAGCCGTGACCGCCGTGGGAGGCCGTGCCCTTGCGCATCGCGACCGGCTCGCGCACCGCGTGGCGCACGGGAGCGTCGTCGAGGTCGCGCACGGCCCCGGCACGGGCACGGGCGGGCGCCGGCTCGGGGGCGGCGTCGGCGTAGCCGTCGTCGTAGTCGTCGTACTCGTCGTAGTCGTAGCGCTCGGCGTCGTCCTCGACCAGGCCGAGGTAGACCGCCATCTTGCGCATGCCGCCGGCCATCGTCGTGGTTCCTCCGGGTTGGTGCCGTGCGTCGGGCTGTGGGTGTGCTGGGGTGCGGCGGGGTGCCGCGGGCAGTTCGTCGGCGTGGTGTGCGGGACGTTACCGGAGCGGCGCCCGCTTCCCGAGCAAGGCGGTGCCGATGCGCAGGTGTGTCGCACCTGCCGCCACCGCCTGCTCCAGGTCGCCGCTCATGCCGGCGCTGACGGCGTCGGCAGCGGGGTGGTCGACGCGTACGCGTGCGGCCAGCTCCTGCAGCCGCGCGAACGCGTCCGCCGGGTCGGCGCCGAGCGGTGCGACGGCCATCAGGCCGCGCAGCCGCAGGTGCGGCGAGGCGGCGACCTCGTCGGCGACCCGGGCCACCTCGTCGGGCGCGGCTCCCCCGCGCCCCGGCTCGGCGGACGGGTCGAGCTGCACCTGCACGAAGCACTCGAGCTCGCGCCCGGCGCGCTCGGCGCCGAGCTCGAGCGCCGGGACGAGCCGCACCCGGTCGACGGAGTGCACCGCGGCGGCCCACCGCGCCACCGACGCCGCCTTGTTGCGCTGGAGCTGGCCGACGAAGTGCCAGCGCAGCCCCAGGTCGGAGCACTCGGCGGCCTTGGGGTCGCCCTCCTGCTCGCGGTTCTCGGCGACGTCGCGCACGCCGAGACCTGCCAGGACGCGCACGTCGGAGGCGGGGTACGTCTTCGTCACCGCGACGACCGTCACCTCCTCGCGCGCCCGGCCGGCCGCGGCGCACGCCGCGGCGGTGCGCACCTCGAGCGCGGCGAGAGAGGCTGCCAGCTCGGCGGCGCGGTCCTCGCTCATCCGCGCAGCCACGCCAGGCCGGCGAACCGGCCGGTCGTGCGCGAGCGGCGGTAGGAGAACAGCGCGTCGGACTCCGCCGTGCACCCGGGCACCTCCGCGACCTCGACCTCGGCCCGGGCGAGCTGCTCGAGCACGCCGGCGGAGACGTCGAGGCTCGGCGTGCCGGTGCGCGTGACCGACCGGGCGACCGGCTCGACCTCGGCGACCTGCTCCCGCATGGCGAGGGGGACCTCGTAGCAGCGGGCGCAGATCGACGGGCCGACCCGGGCGACGAGCCGGCCCGCACCGGCCGCGCGCATCCGCTCGACCAGCGAGGTGGCGACGCCGAGCGCCATGCCGCGGCGTCCCGCGTGGGCCACCCCGACCATCCCCTCGTCGGGCGCCGCGACGACCACCGGAGTGCAGTCGGCCACCAGGACGGCCAGGGCGAGCCCCGGCGCCCGGGTGAACAGCGCGTCCGCCTCCGGCGCGTCGTCCGGCCACGGACCGACGACCTCGACGACCCCGCGGCCGTGCACCTGCTCGGCGACCACCAGGTGCTCGACGCCGGCCGCCCGGGCGACTCGCTCGCGGTTGCGCGTCACGGCGTCCGGCTCGTCGCCCACGTGGCCGCCGAGGTTGAGCGAGTCGTAGGGCCCGCTGCTGACGCCGCCGGGGCGCCCGGTCCCCGCGAGCACCGCGGGGCCGAGCTGCTCCGTCCACCGCAGCGGGCCGTCGACCATCGGGGCGCGTCCTACTTCAGGAAGTCGGGCACGTCGAGGTCGTCGCCGGCGTCGTCGAAGACGATCGTGCGGCCGCGGGCCGGGCGGGCCGGCTCGGGACGCGCGTCCGGTCGGCCGCCCGCCGGGCGCGAGGGCTCGAAGCGCACCTCGCCGCGGCTCGAGGGAGTGGCCGAGCGGACCGGGTCACCCGGCACCCGCGCGGGGCGCTCGGACGGGGCCGAGGCGGTCGGGCCGGCCGGAGCCGGGCTCGGCTGCGGCACGCCGGGGGGCAGCGTCACGGCAGGTGCGGGCGCGACGGTGCCCGGCGTACGCCGCTGCTGCTGCTCCGGCTGGTGCTGGCCCCGGCGACGGGGCAGCCCGCCGTCGAAGCCGGCGGCGATGACCGTGACCCGCACCTCGTCGCCGAGGGCGTCGTCGATGACAGCGCCGAAGATGATGTTGGCCTCGGGGTGGGCCGACTCGGCCACCAGCTGGGCGGCCTCGTTGATCTCGAACAGGCCCAGGTCGGAGCCGCCGGCGATGGAGAGGAGCACGCCGTGCGCGCCGTCGATGGAGGCCTCGAGCAGCGGGCTGGCGATGGCCTGCTCGGCGGCGGTGACCGCGCGGTCCTCGCCGCGGGCCGAGCCGATGCCCATGAGGGCGGACCCCGCGCCGGACATGACGCTCTTGACGTCGGCGAAGTCCAGGTTGATCAGGCCGGGGGTCGTGATCAGGTCGGTGATGCCCGAGACGCCCTGCAGCAGCACCTGGTCGGCCTGCTTGAAGGCGTCGAGCATGCTGATCTGGCGGTCGGAGATCGAGAGCAGCCGGTCGTTCGGGATGACGATCAGCGTGTCGACCTCGTTGCGCAGCTCCTCGATGCCCGACTCCGCGCTGCCCGCGCGGCGCCGGCCCTCGAAGGTGAACGGCCGCGTGACGACGCCGATGGTGAGCGCGCCGAGCGAGCGGGCGATGCGGGCCACGACGGGAGCGCCGCCGGTGCCGGTGCCGCCGCCCTCGCCGGCGGTGACGAAGACCATGTCGGCGCCCTTGAGCACCTCCTCGATCTCGTCGGCGTGGTCCTCGGCGGCCTTGCGGCCGACCTGCGGCTCCGCGCCGGCGCCGAGCCCGCGGGTGAGCTCGCGGCCCACGTCGAGCTTGACGTCGGCGTCGCTCATGAGCAGGGCCTGCGCGTCGGTGTTGATCGCGATGAACTCGACGCCCTTGAGGCCGACCTCGATCATGCGGTTGACGGCGTTGACACCGCCGCCGCCGATGCCGACGACCTTGATGACCGCCAGGTAGTTCTGCGGTGCTGCCACGTCGGTTGCCTTCCGGGTCGGGGCCTCTCTCCGCGGTGGAGACGGGCCCGGGTGGTGTGGAGCTGGTGTGGTGCTGGGTGGTGCTCTGTGGTCTGGTGCTCTGCGGTCTGCGGCCCGGGCGAAGGGTGTGAACCCTCACCCTCAAGTGGAGCCTTATAGTTATGTCAACTGCTCCATGGCCGGAGAACGTAGCCCGCGACCCGCTCCAGATCAGGGAGGCGCGCGGCGTGTCGCGCGTGTCGTGTCGCGCCGCGTCCTCGTGCGCTCGAGCGCGCCCCCGGGACGGGTCAGGCCTCGCGCGTCTTCGGCGAGCGCTCGGAGGTCCGGCTGGGGTCCCGCTCGACGACGTCGCCGAGCGCCTCGTCGATGCGGGCCAGCGCCTCGGCCGGGATGCGCACGCCTGCCGCCGCGACGTTCTCGTGCACCTGCTCGGGGCGCGAGGCGCCGATGATCGCCGTGGACACGTTGGGGTTCTGCAGCACCCACGCCACCGCGAGCTGCGCCATCGAGAGGCCGAGCTCGTCGGCGACAGGTCGCAGCTGCTGCACGCGGGCGAGGACGTCGTCGCTCATCCAGCGGGCGATCATGCTCCTGCCGCCCTTGTCGTCGGTCGCGCGCGAGCCGGTGGGCGGCTGCTCGCCGGGCACGTACTTGCCCGTCAGCACGCCCTGGGCGATGGGCGACCACACCACCTGCGAGATGCCGAGCTCCTCGGAGGTCGGCACGACCTCGCCCTCGATCACGCGCCAGAGCATGGAGTACTCCGGCTGGTTGGAGATCAGCTGGAAGCCGAGCTGCTGCGCGAGGGCGTGGCCGGCCCGCAGCTGCTCCGAGGTCCACTCGCTGACGCCGACGTAGAGCACCTTGCCCTGCCGCACGAGGTCGGCGAAGGCCTGCATCGTCTCCTCGAGCGGCGTCTCGTAGTCGTAGCGGTGGGCCTGGTAGAGGTCGATGTAGTCGGTCTGCAGCCGCTGGAGCGAGCCGTTGACCGCCTCGGTGATGTGCTTGCGCGAGAGCCCGAGGTCGTTGTGCCCCTTGGGCCCGGTGGGACCGAAGACCTTCGTGAAGACCTCGAGCGACTCCCGGCGCTCGCCCTTCAGAGCCTCTCCGAGGACCGTCTCGGCCCTGGTGTTGGCGTAGACGTCGGCGGTGTCGAAGGTCGAGATGCCGGCGTCGAGCGCGGCGCGTACGCATGCAGTGGCCGTCTCGTTCTCGACCTGGGAACCGTGCGTGAGCCAGTTGCCGTAGGTGATCTCTGAGATCTTGAACCCGGATGCACCGAGGTAGCGGAATTCCATGGACCCATACAACACCCGGCGTCCCGCGAGCCCTGTGTCCGAAGCTGCGGCCCGGCCACCTGCGGTGACGGGCCGACCGCTTCGGACGCAGCAGCGCATCAGCCGGCCTCCGCCCACCGGTCGCTGAGCCGGTCAGCGGCCGGAGTCCGTCACGCACACTGGGACGGTGCATCTCGGACACCGTTCCCTCGTCACCGGCCTCGCCCTGGCCTCGGCCCTGCTGGCCTCCGCCTGCTCGTCGGGCTCGCCCGCCGCCTCGCCCCGCCCACCGGCCACCTCCGCCCCCGCTTCCCCCGCCGCAACGGCACCAGCCACCCCGAGCAGCAAGGCCGCCGAGGGCCGTCCGATCGTCATGGCCGCCCTCGGCGACTCGATCACGCAGGGGTTCGACGCCTGCGCCCCGCTCTCGGACTGCCCCGAGGTGTCCTGGGCGACGGGCTCCTCCGCGGACGTGCGCAGCCTCGCCACCCGCATCGGGGAGGCGCGGCCGGTGAGCGGCGCCTACGACGACGCCCGCAGCGGTGCCCTCGTCGCTGACCTCCCCCGGCAGGCGCAGCTCGCGGTCTCCCAGCGCGCTGACGCCGTCACCGTGCTGGTAGGCGCCAACGACGCGTGCCGCTCGAGCGTCGGCGCGATGACTCCGGTGTCCCAGTTCGCCAGCGCCTACGGTGCCGCTCTCGCGACGATCAGTGAGGGGCGTCCGCAGGCTCGGGTCTTCGTCGCCTCGATCCCCGACCTCGAGCGGCTCTGGCGGGTGGGCTCGACCGTGCCTGCGGCGGTCCAGGTGTGGTCCGGCTTCCCGATCTGCCCGACCATGCTCGCCGACCCGACGTCCGTGACTGCTGCCGACCAGGCGCGGCGGGCAGCGGTACGGGCCCGGGTCGTCGCCTACAACGCCGTCCTCCGCGCCGGCTGTGCGAAGACGCCGCACTGCCGCTACGACGGCGGAGCCGTCTTCGCGCAGCCGATCACCGCCGCGGACCTCTCGTCGGTCGACTACTTCCACCCGAGCGTCCTGGGGCAGGCCCGGCTCGCCGAGGTGACGTGGCAGCGCGCGCGGACGCTCTGGCTGCCCTGAGGGGCCGTCGGACACACAGGCGCGTGCCCCAGAATGGGGTGGTGCCTGCCCCGCTCGACCTGCGACCGACCCTGCGAGCGGACTGTTCGCGGTGCGCCGCGCTGTGCTGCATCGTGCCCGCCTTCTCGCGGTCGGCGGAGTTCGCGATCGACAAGCCACCGCGCACCCCGTGCCCCAAGCTGCTCGACGACTTCCGCTGCGGGATCCATGACCGCCTCGCCGAGTCCGGCTTCCCCGGCTGCAGCGCCTTCGACTGCCTGGGTGCCGGCCAGCACGTGACGGCCACGCGGGCACCGGCGCAGCGGGCCGACGCCTTCGAGGTGGTGCGGGACCTGCACGAGCTGCTGTGGTACGTCGCAGAAGTGCTCGCGCGTCCTGACGCCGCCCCGGCGCACGCCACGGCGACGGCCCTCCGCGACGAGGGCCTCCGGCTGCGCGACGAGCTGGGCCTGCAGCGCGCGCAGGTCGACGCTTACTGGTCTGCTGTGGCCTCTTTCCTGCTCGAAGCGAGCGCAGTGGTACGCGCTGGTGCTCCGGTCTCTGAGCGACGGTCCCGCGAGCTCCGGCGCGCAGACCTCAGCGGCCAGGACCTGCGGGGCAGGAGCTTCACCGGCAGCGACCTGCGCGGCGCGTCACTGCTGGGAGCGGACCTCCGCGGGGCGACGCTCGACCGCACCGACCTCCTGGGCGCAGACCTCCGAGGCGCGGACCTCAGGGGCGCCGACCTCCGCACAGCGCTGTTCCTGACCCGCACGCAGGTGGCGGGCGCACGCGTCGACGGGAGCACTGAGCTGCCGCCCGTCCTCGCCGGTCCGGTGGGTGCCTGATGCTGCCGTGACCCGCCGGCTCCCGTCACTCGCTCTGGCACTCGCGCTCGGTGTGCTGGCCCTGTGCCCGCTGTTCGCAGGTGGGTCCTCCGGTGAGGCGTGGGCGTCTGCAGCGACGACCTCGCCGGTGTGGTGCGCCGTGCCGGCGCTGGGCGCGGTGGCCCTGGCCGTCTCCCGGCGCCGTCCCAGGACGGGAGCCGCAGTGGCACTCGGAGGTCTGGCGCTGTGGTGCCTGCAGGCATGGCGCTACCGCTCGGCGGAGGTGTTCGCCGGAGGACCCGTGTGGGTGTTCGGGCCCTACGACGAGCACCCCAGCCCTGGCGTGACGGCGCAGGTCGCAGACAGCGCCTCCGGTCCGGGCACCGGCCTGCGGCTCTCGACCGACCTCCTGGACCACTGGCCGGTCGGACCCGACGTCTACCCCACGGGCGGCTGGGGGTCCGCGCACCTGAGCGTGTGGGCGTGGGTGCTGGGGGCTGTCCTCCTCGTGGCTCTTGTGAAGGTGGCTGCGCGGCGCTAGGCACCATCAGAACGGACGGCTCGCGCGGCGGCGACGACGGCTTCGAGGTTCGCAGCGGTCGTGGACGGAGCGACGCCGACGGACCACGCCGTACCACCCGCCGCCGCCCACTCCAGGATGCTGAGCGCGTCAGCCGCGCTCGAGCTCCCGAGCGAGTGCTGCGACAGCGCACGCACGTCCAGCTCGACGCCTTCGGCCGCCAGGGCGCGCACGAGCACGTCCACGGGGCCGGCGTCGGTGCCGGTGCGCTCGACGCGCCGACCGTCGAGGCACAGCACGACCCAGGTCCTGTCGCGCCCGCGCGCGTCCCGCTCGGTGCGCCAGTCGAGCAGCTCGACGGGTCCGCCAGGCGCCGAGTACTTCGCCTGCAGCAGGTGCAGCAGGACCTCCGCCGTCGCCTCGCGTCCGGTGAGGTCGCAGTGCGCCTGCACGTGCCTCGCGAAGTCGGCCTGCAGACCGCGCGGGAGCTCGATGCCGTAGGCCGCGCGCAGCAGCTGCGCCACTCCCCCCTTGCCCGACTGGGAGTTGACGCGCACGACGCCTTCGTAGGACCGGCCGACGTCTGCCGGGTCGATGGGCAGGTAGGGCACCTGCCACGGCAGCTCTCCCTCGGGGACGCCCGTGGCGGCGGCGCGCACCGAGTGCTCCGCGAGGCCCTTGGCGATCGCGTCCTGGTGGGTGCCGGAGAAGGCGGTGTAGACCAGGTCGCCGGCGTAGGGGTGCCGATCGTGCACCGGGATCCCGGTGCACCGCTCGACGACGGCCCGGACCCCGTCGATGTCGGAGAAGTCGATCTGGGGGTCAACGCCCTGGGCGTGCAGGTTGAGGGCGAGCGTGGCGATGTCGACGTTGCCGGTGCGCTCCCCGTTGCCGAACACGCAGCCCTCGACCCGCTGGGCGCCCGCGAGCACCGCCAGCTCGGCGCACGCGATCCCGGTGCCCCGGTCGTTGTGCGGGTGGACGCTGAGGATGACGCTGTCGCGCCGGTCGAGGTTGCGGTGCATCCACTCGATCTGGTCG harbors:
- a CDS encoding ABC transporter ATP-binding protein, coding for MDDDLVVARGLTKRYGSRAAVDSLDLTVRRGEVYGFLGPNGAGKTTTLRMLLGLVRPTGGSARVLGHPPGDPRGLRGVGALVEGPGLFPHLSGLDNLRVAARWAGLPESAAGPALAEVGLEERAGDRASAYSLGMRQRLGVALALLGSPELLVLDEPTNGLDPAGTADMRALLLRCRAAGRTVLLSSHLLSEVQQVCDRVAVVRDGRVLTEGTVAELRGGAELVVAAEPLATACRVAEAVLGADSVLGSSAGSPGRIRLRGAPADVPRLNAELVGAGVQVWALQVEERSLEDVFLELTGGA
- a CDS encoding ABC transporter permease; its protein translation is MGASVRGCTAAEWLAVRRRPGVWVLVVVWLLLAAVFGYLFPYLTYRSGGSGGFGADDTLSPQQQLDALVPAQLVPTVVSGTPLFGGALALVLGALVGAGPYGWGTLKTALTAGPRRWQLAAGQLAVVGGLVALLVVGAFAIGGTTSTVIAATEDASTAWPGAGELLRGAAACWLVLALWASAGYALGTLLRGTALAVGLGLVWALVVESLVRGVGRALDPVEAVDKALPGANAGSLVRALGAAAENRPGGTPGVNELVGGATATAVCCAYLLGFLALAVGLLVRRDVS
- a CDS encoding right-handed parallel beta-helix repeat-containing protein, translated to MLSRSRYALLALLVAPALGITVGALPASAADGAALLAGASPLDGAALAGPTTAYVAGEGVTQVTWVLDGVWLGADTTAPYELDLRLAPGSHRLRARVEQRGGDVRLDARFDVASGAAAAPAAPAVQPVAPSAAPAVQPATSPAPAPAVAPATSSTGTTWHVDTADEVRAALASARPGDTVAVADGTYLFKKRVVAAASGTAAAPITLVGSRRAVFRTKGVSGDYGLSVTGDYWHVRGITVAHASKGIVLDGSRGTVIDGVEVYDIGAEGVHFRSCSSDGVLRDSYVHDTGRRSPQYGEGVYVGSASSNWGSYHCTDPVERISTGDNTERVLVEGNTFEDVTAEGADLKEGTDSGTLRDNRFVAAGTSGRNSADSAVDAKGNGWVVSGNTVSDTTRRWDDDGTLRPSAFADGFQAHSVVPGYGTRNVFSGNRVVGSVPGFGVGLYPQAGNVVRCDNSAPDAARGLVGNGRSAARCG
- a CDS encoding DivIVA domain-containing protein, giving the protein MPLSPEDVANKQFTSTRLGRGYDEAEVDDFLDEVEAELTRLYRENDELRSKLAQVQRSLSEAQARLARGEGGPLTGAHPVATGAHQVGTGAHQTTVGVTTGSHPVTGAHAVPTGSHPVAPVAAPQQPSFDKPEQPAAEAPQAVEQPAAEAVQAPGVHAAQAPAAPAAPVPAEQAAGILALAQRTADQHVNEAKEQAGRIVTEARLRAEQLIREAEERHRQVLGSLENERAVLERTVEDLRGFERDYRSRLRSFIESQLSGLDASTSVAPGGQEHGA
- a CDS encoding YggT family protein; translated protein: MSTLLDWVGSLIEVYILVLIARLVLDFVQMFARAWRPRGVVLVLAEVVYSLTDPPLKLLRRLIPPLRIGTISLDLSFLVLIVALQVAASVLRNLSASL
- a CDS encoding cell division protein SepF, whose product is MAGGMRKMAVYLGLVEDDAERYDYDEYDDYDDGYADAAPEPAPARARAGAVRDLDDAPVRHAVREPVAMRKGTASHGGHGSSALGTDGSLATVPRHVPAPAPAPTGLDRITTIHPRSYNDAKTIGETFRSGTPVIMNLTDMDDSDAKRLVDFAAGLIFGLRGTIERVTNKVFLLSPANVSVTAEERARMAENGFFNQS
- a CDS encoding YggS family pyridoxal phosphate-dependent enzyme, encoding MSEDRAAELAASLAALEVRTAAACAAAGRAREEVTVVAVTKTYPASDVRVLAGLGVRDVAENREQEGDPKAAECSDLGLRWHFVGQLQRNKAASVARWAAAVHSVDRVRLVPALELGAERAGRELECFVQVQLDPSAEPGRGGAAPDEVARVADEVAASPHLRLRGLMAVAPLGADPADAFARLQELAARVRVDHPAADAVSAGMSGDLEQAVAAGATHLRIGTALLGKRAPLR